The proteins below come from a single Methanothrix thermoacetophila PT genomic window:
- a CDS encoding protein-L-isoaspartate O-methyltransferase, whose translation MRKERLIESLRNYVSERVVEAMSRVPRELFVPEELRPMAYEDRPLPIGHGQTISAPHMVAMMCDLLDLREGMKVLEVGGGCGYHAAVMAELVGPSGHVYSVERIPELVEMARRNLERARYRNVSMILGDGTLGYSEQAPYDRISVAASAPDIPEPLKEQLRPGGRMVIPVGSYSQDLLVVTKNHDIRVERAMGVIFVPLIGKYGFKDSFW comes from the coding sequence TTGAGGAAGGAGAGGCTCATCGAGAGCCTCAGGAACTATGTGAGCGAGAGGGTTGTGGAGGCGATGTCTAGGGTGCCCAGGGAGCTCTTCGTTCCCGAGGAGCTCAGGCCCATGGCGTATGAGGATCGCCCACTCCCCATAGGCCACGGCCAGACGATATCTGCGCCCCATATGGTGGCGATGATGTGTGATCTTCTGGATCTGCGGGAGGGCATGAAGGTCCTCGAGGTCGGCGGAGGCTGTGGATATCATGCGGCTGTGATGGCGGAGCTGGTTGGCCCATCTGGGCATGTCTACTCGGTGGAGCGCATTCCGGAGCTGGTTGAGATGGCACGACGGAATCTGGAAAGGGCGAGATACAGAAACGTGAGCATGATCTTAGGAGATGGGACCCTGGGGTACAGCGAGCAGGCACCATACGACAGGATAAGCGTCGCGGCATCCGCGCCTGATATACCGGAGCCGCTGAAAGAGCAGCTCAGGCCAGGCGGAAGAATGGTTATCCCCGTCGGCTCATACTCACAGGACCTTCTTGTCGTTACAAAGAATCATGATATAAGGGTCGAGCGGGCCATGGGCGTCATATTCGTTCCGCTCATAGGGAAGTACGGCTTCAAGGACTCGTTCTGGTGA
- a CDS encoding RNA-guided pseudouridylation complex pseudouridine synthase subunit Cbf5 — MTSRSHRAGIPRARLPAERIRDRLVRREGSTNSSYGCFPDRRPLQEHLRLGAINLDKPSGPTSHEVVAWVKRILGLEKAGHSGTLDPRVTGILPVLTGDATRVVEFLLTAGKEYVCLMRTHEQVPRKKILEVCEEFSGEIYQRPPLKSSVARNLRTRKIYYIDVLEIEGQRVLMKVGCEAGTYIRKLCYDMGLALGCGANMEELRRTKAGPFAEDETLVTLHNLKDAYEIWRESGDESALRRAVLPVERALRHLPGLVISDNAVDAICHGAPLAAPGLLSLETDINKGDFVVIYTLKGEAVAIGRAKLSSDEMMVAKSGIVASTERVIMDPGVYPRRWKHSAEVV, encoded by the coding sequence ATGACATCCAGATCTCACAGAGCAGGGATCCCCAGAGCCAGGCTTCCCGCAGAGCGCATCCGGGATAGGCTGGTGAGGCGTGAGGGCTCCACGAATTCATCTTATGGCTGCTTTCCAGATAGACGACCTCTCCAGGAGCATCTAAGGCTCGGCGCGATAAATCTCGACAAGCCCTCGGGGCCGACGAGCCACGAGGTCGTCGCCTGGGTCAAGAGGATTCTGGGGCTGGAGAAGGCAGGGCACAGTGGCACCCTGGATCCGAGGGTGACAGGCATACTGCCGGTGCTCACCGGTGATGCGACACGGGTTGTGGAGTTTTTGCTCACAGCCGGCAAGGAGTACGTCTGTCTGATGAGGACTCATGAGCAGGTCCCCAGGAAAAAGATCCTGGAAGTCTGTGAGGAGTTCTCGGGTGAGATATACCAGAGGCCCCCACTGAAGTCGAGCGTCGCCAGAAATCTGCGAACCAGGAAGATATACTACATCGATGTCCTGGAGATCGAGGGCCAGAGGGTGCTGATGAAGGTCGGATGCGAGGCCGGAACGTACATCAGAAAGCTATGCTACGACATGGGGCTCGCGCTGGGATGCGGCGCAAACATGGAGGAGCTGCGAAGGACAAAGGCCGGGCCATTCGCGGAGGACGAGACTCTCGTCACGCTGCACAATCTCAAAGATGCGTACGAGATCTGGCGCGAGAGCGGGGATGAGAGCGCTCTGAGGAGAGCTGTTCTGCCGGTTGAGAGGGCCCTCAGGCATCTTCCCGGTCTCGTAATATCTGATAATGCAGTTGATGCGATCTGCCACGGCGCACCCCTGGCGGCTCCGGGTCTGTTGAGCCTGGAAACAGATATAAACAAGGGTGATTTCGTTGTTATCTACACCCTCAAGGGTGAGGCGGTTGCAATCGGCAGGGCGAAGCTCTCGAGCGATGAGATGATGGTGGCGAAGAGCGGAATAGTCGCGTCGACCGAAAGGGTGATAATGGATCCCGGTGTTTACCCAAGACGCTGGAAGCACAGTGCCGAGGTCGTCTAG
- a CDS encoding carboxypeptidase-like regulatory domain-containing protein produces the protein MDYVKHIILLAILLNLIAGPCEAFGAAGTKQPDWLTPWSTPQQAVTTVEPDYLNPFAVERPEWDPYAPFDSQQMVIERMDPIAEGLTIKDELRLPNILYVQQGSMLTTRASVILGDPIILWVYTSVPGNLLLYDNGRMVYSTGLMMPGWYRITGAQADLLTNHLYVMRVGGLLTNNVSVLVDPGRYPTTYSLVGRVVDQNGAGIPWARVVISSGEGGSFTITTDMLGYYGMDLPSGYYVITAVAPGYTFTQVMAKVWLGTVSAAPTIVGIPTGQPVPVSYSPVSAPSTQTNTGISAVPAAIQGYSSQGQGNGVQNLI, from the coding sequence ATGGACTATGTAAAGCACATCATTCTGCTCGCGATTCTGCTCAATCTCATTGCAGGACCCTGTGAGGCCTTCGGGGCTGCCGGAACGAAGCAGCCTGACTGGCTGACCCCATGGAGCACGCCGCAGCAGGCCGTCACGACTGTTGAGCCAGATTACCTGAACCCATTTGCTGTGGAGCGACCTGAGTGGGACCCGTATGCTCCATTTGATTCTCAGCAGATGGTTATCGAGAGGATGGATCCCATTGCAGAGGGGCTGACCATAAAGGATGAGCTGAGGCTGCCGAACATTCTATACGTTCAGCAGGGCAGCATGCTCACAACCCGGGCGTCTGTGATTCTCGGAGACCCGATAATACTGTGGGTATACACATCTGTTCCGGGCAATCTCCTGCTTTATGATAACGGCAGAATGGTCTACTCAACAGGTCTCATGATGCCTGGCTGGTACAGAATAACAGGAGCCCAGGCTGATCTGCTGACAAACCATCTCTACGTCATGCGGGTGGGCGGGCTGCTCACAAATAACGTATCGGTGCTCGTCGATCCCGGAAGGTATCCCACAACATACAGCCTAGTCGGGCGTGTGGTTGACCAGAACGGCGCTGGTATTCCTTGGGCAAGGGTCGTAATCTCCAGCGGGGAGGGGGGAAGCTTCACCATAACCACTGATATGCTCGGGTATTACGGCATGGATCTGCCCTCCGGGTATTATGTGATAACTGCAGTTGCCCCTGGATACACGTTCACTCAGGTGATGGCCAAGGTCTGGCTCGGCACGGTATCTGCAGCACCGACGATCGTGGGGATTCCAACAGGGCAACCTGTTCCTGTCTCGTATTCGCCTGTGTCCGCTCCATCAACACAGACGAACACCGGGATTTCAGCGGTACCAGCTGCGATCCAGGGATACTCGAGCCAGGGACAGGGAAATGGTGTTCAGAATCTCATTTGA
- a CDS encoding thioredoxin domain-containing protein — MDRKPNRLAGESSPYLLQHAYNPVDWYPWSPEAFERARAEDRPIFLSIGYSTCHWCHVMARESFEDERIAEMLNRAFVCVKVDREERPDIDAIYMEACQIITGRGGWPLTIIMSPDGIPFFAATYIPKDGRLGMMGLRELIPLVEELWRNRRSELTSLGFKVLNAMRKADTHLQASNADESTLSRAYLELSGIFDWTSGGFGRAPKFPLAQNLLFLLRYWHRTGEMKALEMVELTLREMRCGGIYDQLAYGFHRYSTDSSWGVPHFEKMLYDQALMSVVYLEAYQATGKRDYAIVADEILGFVAEDLRSPDGAFCSALDAESDNIEGGYYLWTMDQLRDALGDDLKKALEVFVLEPIGGSDGKNVLRISLKGELSEFKHTSEPIRRKLLDARSLRRKPFRDEKVLADWNGLMIAAFSRGAQVLGDERWLRIASEAADFVLSSMHRDGMLMHSYKGSRVSILDDYAFLIFGLIELYQAGFDGRYLERAEILCDEMVSHFSDPDGGFYYTMKEQSDIILQRKEIRDGAIPSGYSMATMDMLLLGKILGRPDLEEIASMSLRHISMASLPAQVGLLIALDLALGPSHEIAIVGDADNTRTMLRALWSVYAPRKVVVSGDRPPEWASSLRPVDKKATAYVCSRYTCSFPATDIRSMIELLDVRELRSSENASG; from the coding sequence ATGGATCGCAAGCCCAACCGTCTTGCTGGAGAGTCAAGTCCTTACCTCCTCCAGCATGCATACAACCCCGTGGACTGGTATCCCTGGTCTCCTGAGGCCTTCGAGCGTGCCAGAGCTGAGGACAGGCCGATATTTCTCTCCATAGGGTACTCCACGTGCCACTGGTGCCACGTGATGGCAAGGGAGTCTTTTGAGGATGAGAGGATCGCTGAGATGCTGAACAGGGCATTTGTATGCGTGAAGGTGGACAGGGAGGAGAGGCCGGATATCGACGCCATTTACATGGAGGCCTGCCAGATCATCACCGGCAGGGGCGGATGGCCTCTGACGATCATAATGTCCCCGGATGGCATTCCCTTTTTTGCAGCCACATATATCCCGAAGGATGGGCGGCTCGGTATGATGGGGCTGAGGGAGCTCATACCGCTGGTGGAGGAGCTCTGGAGAAATCGGAGATCCGAGCTCACATCTCTCGGATTCAAGGTGCTGAACGCCATGCGAAAGGCTGATACGCATCTCCAGGCGTCGAATGCGGATGAGAGTACTCTGAGCAGAGCGTACCTCGAGCTTTCTGGGATCTTCGACTGGACCAGCGGAGGGTTTGGGAGAGCCCCGAAGTTCCCCCTGGCACAGAATCTGCTGTTCCTGCTCAGGTACTGGCACAGAACAGGGGAGATGAAAGCTCTGGAGATGGTGGAGCTGACTCTCAGGGAGATGCGATGCGGCGGCATATACGACCAGCTCGCATATGGTTTCCACAGGTACTCAACTGATTCGAGCTGGGGCGTGCCCCACTTCGAGAAGATGCTCTACGACCAGGCGCTGATGTCTGTGGTTTATCTTGAGGCGTATCAGGCCACAGGAAAGAGGGATTACGCGATTGTGGCAGATGAGATACTCGGTTTCGTTGCTGAGGATCTGAGATCACCCGATGGCGCTTTCTGCTCAGCGCTGGACGCAGAGAGCGATAACATCGAGGGAGGATATTATCTCTGGACAATGGATCAGCTTCGAGATGCTCTTGGTGATGATCTGAAAAAAGCGCTGGAGGTGTTCGTCCTCGAGCCAATCGGCGGGAGCGATGGAAAGAACGTCCTCAGGATCTCGCTGAAAGGCGAATTGAGCGAGTTCAAGCACACCAGCGAGCCCATAAGAAGAAAACTTCTGGATGCAAGATCTCTGAGGAGAAAACCCTTCAGAGATGAGAAGGTGCTTGCGGACTGGAATGGATTGATGATAGCGGCATTCTCCAGAGGTGCCCAGGTTCTGGGAGATGAGAGATGGCTCCGCATAGCATCCGAGGCAGCGGATTTCGTGCTGTCGAGCATGCACAGAGACGGCATGCTGATGCATTCCTATAAGGGAAGCAGGGTGTCGATTCTGGACGATTACGCCTTCCTCATCTTTGGGCTGATAGAGCTTTACCAGGCCGGGTTCGACGGAAGGTATCTGGAGAGAGCTGAGATCTTGTGTGATGAGATGGTCTCCCATTTCTCAGATCCGGATGGAGGGTTCTATTACACGATGAAGGAGCAGAGTGACATCATCCTGCAAAGAAAGGAGATCCGCGATGGTGCGATCCCATCAGGCTATTCGATGGCCACCATGGACATGCTCCTGCTCGGGAAAATCCTCGGCAGGCCGGATCTGGAGGAGATCGCTTCGATGAGCCTCAGGCACATCAGCATGGCCTCCCTGCCTGCGCAGGTGGGACTCCTGATCGCTCTCGATCTCGCGCTCGGCCCGTCGCATGAGATCGCAATCGTGGGCGATGCGGATAATACAAGAACTATGCTGCGCGCGCTCTGGTCCGTCTACGCACCGAGAAAGGTCGTGGTATCAGGTGATAGACCTCCGGAGTGGGCATCTTCTCTGAGACCTGTGGATAAAAAGGCCACCGCGTATGTCTGCAGCAGATACACATGCAGCTTTCCGGCAACAGATATAAGAAGTATGATCGAGCTTCTCGATGTTAGAGAACTCAGAAGTTCTGAGAATGCATCAGGGTAA
- a CDS encoding HVO_0476 family zinc finger protein, with translation MEGDIICPACDSATEHTVLHAGRDLVVRCEVCGTVHSVAPHPHVRMTPLKVIVSSGPNSRVYRVSVPRNDMLSVGSEIVVDDGRSDVVVAEVTAIETDKRVSHALARDVKCVWSRAVDDVVVKISVYRAGRTRSFRIMTKGDEVFAVGDVREVEGLRYKIVKIKGRNGGFPESSEARDIIRVWGRQL, from the coding sequence ATGGAAGGTGACATAATCTGCCCTGCCTGCGACTCCGCCACTGAGCACACTGTTTTACATGCGGGCAGGGATCTCGTGGTGAGGTGCGAGGTCTGTGGCACGGTGCACTCGGTGGCACCTCACCCTCATGTTAGGATGACGCCTCTAAAGGTCATCGTGAGCTCCGGACCGAACTCGAGAGTGTACCGCGTAAGTGTCCCTCGTAATGATATGCTCTCGGTTGGCTCTGAGATAGTGGTCGATGATGGGCGGAGCGATGTTGTTGTGGCGGAGGTAACTGCTATTGAGACAGACAAGAGGGTGAGCCATGCTCTTGCCAGGGATGTGAAATGCGTATGGTCGAGGGCCGTGGATGATGTTGTGGTCAAGATCTCTGTGTACAGGGCTGGCCGGACGAGATCATTCAGGATCATGACGAAGGGCGACGAGGTTTTCGCGGTCGGTGATGTCCGAGAGGTCGAGGGTCTCAGGTACAAGATAGTGAAGATCAAGGGGCGCAATGGTGGGTTTCCGGAAAGCTCTGAGGCCAGGGATATCATAAGGGTGTGGGGGCGCCAGCTTTGA
- the cmk gene encoding (d)CMP kinase, with the protein MIITISGPPGSGTSTLARGLSEVLGVRWVNSGDLFRRIAAERGLSLKELGRLAEQGPEIDYLIDDAQRSLAKSGSGIFEGRLAGHMLDADLKIMLKTSLSVRASRIAKRENKSIEEALSEARAREECEARRYKMYYNIDINDLSIYDLIIDTGRWDERGTLSIALAAIRALK; encoded by the coding sequence ATGATAATAACAATCAGCGGGCCACCCGGCTCTGGAACGAGCACGCTTGCGAGGGGTCTCTCCGAGGTGCTCGGCGTGAGATGGGTCAACTCAGGCGATCTCTTCAGGAGAATCGCAGCCGAACGTGGCCTCTCGCTGAAGGAGCTCGGGAGGCTCGCAGAGCAGGGCCCGGAGATCGATTACCTGATAGATGATGCACAGCGGAGTCTGGCGAAGAGTGGCAGCGGGATCTTCGAGGGCAGGCTTGCAGGACACATGCTCGATGCAGACCTGAAGATCATGCTCAAGACCTCGTTGAGCGTGAGGGCCAGCAGGATAGCAAAGAGGGAGAACAAGTCTATTGAGGAGGCCCTATCAGAGGCCAGGGCGCGGGAGGAGTGCGAGGCCAGAAGATACAAGATGTACTACAACATAGACATCAACGATCTGAGCATATACGATCTCATAATCGATACAGGCAGATGGGACGAGAGAGGCACGCTCTCGATCGCACTCGCAGCTATCAGGGCGCTGAAATAG